A stretch of DNA from Spirosoma endbachense:
ATTTGCCGGATTTGATAAAGTCATTTGCCGAATGGTAGTTCGGGGCCGATCGCCGTTGCGAACCAACCTGAACGATTTTTTTCGAGCTTTCAACCGCTTTAACCGCCTTGCGCGCATCGTCTAACGATTCGGCAAAGGGTTTTTCGCAATACACATCACGGCCTGATTCGACGGCGGCTGTGCAATGGAGCGCATGCTGAAAATCGGCGGTGCTGATGATAACGGCATCAACATCCTTGCGGTCGAGGAGTTCGTCGTTATTACGAGCTTTGAAAAAAGCATCGTCGTTCCAGCCTTTTCCTTTCAAATATTGTTCAGCTTCTTCACGACGGCGACTCCAGATGTCTGAAACCCCTACGAAAGCGAAGTTCTGTGCTTTGGCATGTTCGGCAAACGCTGGTGCCAGCGACTGCCGGAAGCGATCGGAAAATCCAATGATACCTACCCGAACGCGATCATTTGAGCCGATGATGCGGGCATAACTACCAGCAGAGAAACTCATTCCGAGCCCAGCCAGTGCCGATTTTTTTATAAACTCACGACGGTTTTCCATGTGATTCAGAGGGTAAAATGCTGGCTTTTAGATATTAGACCTATAGAAGTAAAGTCAGAAAGAACTAAAGTCTAACGTCTGTCGTCCATAGTGTTTTTAAAGTGTTTTGATTTTTATGTTCCGATATGACACCTTATTGCCATGATCCTGCAATAAGATGTGACCCTTTGGCGCTTCGCCAAACCGACCGTTGGCGTTGTATTCCGGAGCTTTGTATTTGCTCAGTGCTACCAACTCCCTGAATTTCTCGCTCCCACGTTCATAATCTACCACTTTGGTTCCATTGAGCCAGTGCTCAACGTGTTTCCCTTTCGACAGGACACGGCCTGTGTTCCATTGGCCAATTGGGTTCGCCTTTTTGTTTTTAGCCGGAATCAAATCATACAGTGAACCAACGGTACGATTCCCATTACGGCCCAGCTTCGCATCGGGATGTTTATCATCGTCCAGAACCTGAAATTCCAGTCCGAAGGCCGATCCCTTTGGTTTTGGTGAATGCTCAACGACAAAATACTTCAAACCGCTATTGGCTCCTTCGGTCAGTTTAAAATCGAACGTCAGGTCAAAATCGGTGTATTCGCCGGTCGTAACAATATCGCCGAAACTTTGTGATTCGGAGCCATCGGATTGTTGAATGGTCAGCAGGCCATCGGCAATGTTCCAGCCTTTTTCCGGAAACTTATCTTTATAAGCGCCCCGCCAGCCATTGGTCGTTTTACCGTCGAAGAGCAGTTTCCAGCCATCTTTCTTTTCTTTGTCGGTAAGCGTATTCGGCGTCTGGGGATTTTGTGCGGCTAGGAAAGAGGTCAGCAGCAGACCCGTCAAAATGAATTGTTTCATGATTTATTGAGTGAATAATTAATGAGCGAATGAGTAAATTGCGAATGAGTGAATATAGAGCAGTTCATTTATTTGCTCATTCACTCATTCGCTCATTAATATTCATAGTGGAAAATTTAACGTTTTCGTAATGTAGTCTTTATTGATACTGGCGCATTGAGCGGCTGTCTTGTCTTTTTCGGGGACGCCATCCAGTTCGATGATTCCCCAGCCTTTAAAATTGATCTCCTCCAGCGCTCTGAAGACGGCCGGAACATCGACATTACCACGGCCCAGTTCAACAAATTTATACGCTTTCGGGTCGTTTGGTTTATCGGGTACGGGCGACATCGTATCCTTTAGATGCAGGGCATGGATTATGCCTTTGT
This window harbors:
- a CDS encoding 3-keto-disaccharide hydrolase, producing the protein MKQFILTGLLLTSFLAAQNPQTPNTLTDKEKKDGWKLLFDGKTTNGWRGAYKDKFPEKGWNIADGLLTIQQSDGSESQSFGDIVTTGEYTDFDLTFDFKLTEGANSGLKYFVVEHSPKPKGSAFGLEFQVLDDDKHPDAKLGRNGNRTVGSLYDLIPAKNKKANPIGQWNTGRVLSKGKHVEHWLNGTKVVDYERGSEKFRELVALSKYKAPEYNANGRFGEAPKGHILLQDHGNKVSYRNIKIKTL